One part of the Ochrobactrum quorumnocens genome encodes these proteins:
- a CDS encoding invasion associated locus B family protein has translation MFKQAASATLMVVFFHLSGSFPVAGQEASQSVSISYRIKPSEVIVPPEVPLGQYRRSIRPFGNWTLICDENLHAKKMVCNVSQVIVDQTDALVFSWSLAATRDGKPFMVLRTAPNARPDGKISLRFPGRVKPVDIALEGCNTVVCVGKVAVGPIFREQISKESTPQISYSMTSGQSISVTASLKGLGKALSVIN, from the coding sequence ATGTTCAAGCAGGCCGCGTCTGCCACCCTCATGGTGGTTTTCTTTCACCTGTCCGGGAGCTTTCCTGTTGCCGGACAGGAAGCTTCGCAATCTGTTTCAATCAGCTACCGGATCAAACCCTCTGAGGTAATCGTACCGCCAGAAGTTCCGTTGGGCCAATATCGGCGGAGCATCCGGCCATTCGGAAATTGGACCTTAATTTGCGATGAAAACCTGCACGCCAAAAAAATGGTATGCAACGTAAGTCAGGTTATCGTCGATCAAACCGATGCTTTGGTTTTCAGTTGGTCTCTTGCTGCCACGCGGGATGGGAAGCCCTTCATGGTCTTGCGTACGGCCCCGAACGCGCGACCAGACGGAAAGATATCTCTGAGATTTCCCGGCCGGGTTAAGCCGGTCGATATAGCACTCGAGGGCTGCAATACTGTTGTTTGTGTTGGTAAGGTCGCTGTCGGTCCGATCTTTCGTGAGCAAATATCTAAAGAATCCACACCTCAGATTTCCTATTCGATGACGTCGGGACAGAGCATCTCAGTTACTGCATCACTGAAGGGACTGGGAAAAGCCTTGTCCGTAATCAACTGA